From a single Silene latifolia isolate original U9 population chromosome 6, ASM4854445v1, whole genome shotgun sequence genomic region:
- the LOC141588129 gene encoding uncharacterized protein LOC141588129 — translation MGCLSSSWFSIKINGTSHGFFSGKSGLRQGDPLSPYIFVLSMEILSRYLRQLGSTPQVSLHPKCAKLQLTHLVFPDDLMLFVRGDLPSVQRAVHIMDSFAKWSGLKPNISKTEIYFGGVSTAVKTLILQHTGFSEGSFPFRYLGIPLNSSKNSAEVYGTLIRKIQNALLHWTNNLLSYAGRIQILNSVIFGIANFWCSAALLPKNILKRITKICKDYFWGIADGDRKHVFLSWKSVCRPSKEGGFNVKELLSWNKALLAKWIWLLISDSPGYWAQWNLAYVFQATSLWQTSIKDRFSESLCSILKVKDEILSRTGSTDAALHIINSWVHNGQFQVVKAYNWFRSQGDRVYWFKALHGDSIIPSHKFTVSLAIMHKLPTTDLLVTRGMFMVNRCVLCKCKVETHRHLFFNCVFSQQIWKALLQWMNIGTRTINLWSEVRWIAQAKGLRHWKHALRQSCIAAAVYFIWQERNQRIFTGRDSIVAHIISNIKLAIRYRLTTHASSSSCLMSMLL, via the coding sequence ATGGGGTGCCTCTCTAGTTCTTGGTTTTCAATCAAGATTAATGGGACTAGTCATGGATTTTTCTCTGGGAAGAGTGGACTTAGGCAAGGAGATCCTCTCTCCCCTTATATTTTTGTTTTGAGCATGGAGATTCTCTCTAGATATCTTAGACAACTTGGTTCTACTCCTCAGGTTTCTTTACATCCTAAATGTGCTAAACTTCAGCTCACCCATCTGGTGTTTCCTGATGATCTCATGCTTTTTGTGAGGGGGGATCTCCCTTCTGTCCAGAGAGCAGTGCACATTATGGATAGTTTTGCCAAATGGTCTGGATTGAAACCTAATATCTCTAAGACTGAGATTTATTTTGGGGGAGTATCCACTGCTGTCAAAACCCTTATTCTACAACATACTGGATTCTCTGAAGGCAGCTTTCCTTTTAGGTATCTAGGTATCCCCTTGAACTCATCTAAAAATTCTGCTGAAGTTTATGGGACTCTGATTAGGAAAATCCAGAATGCTTTGCTTCATTGGACTAATAATCTCCTTTCTTATGCTGGGAGGATCCAAATCCTCAATTCTGTCATTTTTGGTATTGCTAATTTTTGGTGCTCTGCAGCTTTATTACCTAAGAACATTTTGAAAAGAATAACAAAAATATGCAAAGATTATTTCTGGGGTATTGCTGATGGTGACAGGAAACATGTCTTCCTTTCCTGGAAATCTGTGTGCAGGCCATCTAAGGAAGGGGGCTTCAATGTTAAAGAACTTTTATCTTGGAATAAAGCTCTTTTGGCCAAGTGGATTTGGCTCTTGATCAGTGATTCTCCTGGATACTGGGCACAGTGGAACTTAGCCTATGTCTTTCAGGCTACTTCTCTTTGGCAAACCAGTATTAAGGATAGATTTTCTGAAAGCCTGTGTAGTATTCTGAAAGTTAAAGATGAAATCCTCTCTAGGACAGGCTCTACTGATGCAGCTCTGCACATTATTAACAGTTGGGTTCATAATGGCCAATTTCAGGTTGTCAAGGCCTATAACTGGTTCAGATCTCAAGGGGATAGAGTCTACTGGTTTAAGGCACTCCATGGAGATTCAATCATACCCAGCCATAAATTCACTGTCTCACTTGCTATTATGCACAAGCTGCCTACTACTGATCTTCTAGTCACAAGGGGGATGTTTATGGTTAACAGATGTGTGTTATGCAAATGCAAAGTTGAAACTCATAGACATCTCTTTTTTAATTGTGTCTTCTCGCAGCAAATCTGGAAAGCTCTTTTGCAGTGGATGAATATTGGTACCAGAACCATTAATCTCTGGTCTGAGGTTCGTTGGATTGCACAGGCCAAAGGTTTGAGACATTGGAAGCATGCTTTGCGTCAGAGTTGTATAGCTGCTGCAGTTTACTTCATTTGGCAAGAACGTAACCAAAGGATCTTCACGGGGAGAGACAGCATTGTGGCCCATATTATTAGTAACATCAAGTTAGCTATTAGATATAGATTAACTACTCATGCTTCTAGTTCTAGTTGTCTGATGTCTATGTTGCTTTGA